One window from the genome of Actinoplanes teichomyceticus ATCC 31121 encodes:
- a CDS encoding sugar transferase, whose translation MDLVRPTWDVLNRVAAAAALVLLAPLMVAVALWVRLADGRGVLFVQDRAGRGGTPFRMLKFRSMVHDSVAMSARLGLTDPFGLLRDDPRITRCGRTLRRTSLDELPQLINVVRGQMNLVGPRPDVLPQVANYSAEDARRLQVKPGITGWAQVNGRDDIDWPQRFVLDRWYIDHWSPLLDLKIIWRTVTGLRRGEPPVHVDTLNVRRAAGDGTPDLRRAV comes from the coding sequence GTGGACCTCGTACGCCCGACCTGGGATGTTCTCAATCGCGTCGCCGCCGCGGCCGCCCTGGTCCTGCTCGCCCCGCTGATGGTGGCCGTCGCGCTGTGGGTGCGGCTCGCCGACGGCCGGGGGGTGCTGTTCGTGCAGGACCGGGCCGGCCGGGGCGGCACCCCGTTCCGGATGCTCAAGTTCCGCTCGATGGTGCACGACAGCGTGGCGATGAGCGCGCGGCTGGGCCTGACCGACCCGTTCGGCCTGCTGCGCGACGACCCGCGGATCACCCGGTGCGGCCGGACCCTGCGGCGCACCAGCCTGGACGAGCTTCCCCAGCTGATCAACGTGGTGCGCGGCCAGATGAACCTGGTCGGGCCGCGCCCGGACGTGCTGCCGCAGGTGGCGAACTACTCCGCCGAGGACGCCCGGCGCCTGCAGGTCAAACCCGGCATCACCGGATGGGCGCAGGTCAACGGCCGCGACGACATCGACTGGCCGCAGCGGTTCGTGCTGGACCGCTGGTACATCGACCACTGGTCGCCGCTGCTGGACTTGAAGATCATCTGGCGGACCGTGACCGGGCTGCGCCGCGGCGAGCCGCCGGTGCACGTGGACACCCTCAACGTCCGGCGCGCCGCCGGCGACGGCACCCCGGACCTGCGCCGTGCCGTCTGA